GCTTTCCGGATTAAATACAACGATTGGTAAACCTTCTTGTTTATGTTCGATCATACCACCAATCTCACCCAATGCATCTTCCAACATTTCATTTGCAGACGCTTGAGAGTGACGGAACTTTTCTTTATAAATCTCATCGGTAATATAACCTCCGTTTCCACCCCAGCCATGATCCGGATAAATGGCACATTTCCATGCCTCATTCAGTTTGTCCTGCGGGTATGATGCAAAAGAACCTGTCAACAAACCTCTAACTGCCCCGAATTTCTCAACATTGACCAAATTCCTCTGTGCATCTCTCATCATGGAAACTGCCTCATGATGTGTCGGATTATGTATATAAAGCCATAAATCAGGCCATTCACCTTCCAAACGGGTAGGTTTAGACTTCTTGCTGACTAATTTATCCATAGCCGTTGAAATGGTTGTATATCCAAACTCTGGCATATCCTTCTCTGCAGATAATTCTTTAAATATTTGCTGATAATCATAAGGTTCTTCATTGTCATCCGTGTGTAGGAAAAACAATTCAGATGGCATTTTATTTTCCTTATAATATGGATCCCAAAAATGAACGATCGAGCGTATATACTCTTTCTTCTCTTCTTTTTCTTTTTTCCCTGCCAGCGTTCTTGCGTAATCACAATAGATACCATTTGATTTACAAAGGATACTACTACCATCCGGGGAAAACCACTGATAAATTCCGGGTTCGAAACGAGAGATTATACCATATTTGATACCCGCTTTTGCATGAATCTGTGAGGTCTGTAAAGAACGTCCGGGCACATCCGGATTAAAAGCCGTAACAAATTCACATCCGGGGAACTGTTTCTGTAACCAACGTTTTCCTAAATAAGTTTCACGAATTAATGATTCTCCAGACAACATACCTTCATATGGTTGATTAAATGTAGCTCCCCAGTCCAAACGCTTTTTAGCAGTCAGCTGCATTAATTCATCTTTACGTTCCGGATATTTGTTTAAAAACTCTTCCAAAGTCAAAGCATATTCCATTGTAAAACAATAAGAACTATCTTTTTCCAACATGCGCAAACTAGGCATTAAAAGCTTCTCTATACGAAATTCCGTACATTTATCCGGAACATCCATCCAGGCCATATCCTGATGGCTGGATAAAGCAAAATTCACATGCCCTTCTTTCAGATAATTACTTTGTGCAGTCGTACAAAATGAGACGACACAGAATGCTATTAGCAATGAATATTTCATATTCGTATTTATTTTAAGTTATTATAATTTATATGTCGTATTCTTATTCTTGCGGTATTCGGTTCGCCTGGCATTGTCATATAAGTTTACACATAGAACATTTTTTTGTCATGATAGGATTAATGCTCAAAGGTCAGCAATACAGTAAGCTCCATACTTCTCGACTAATTCACCCACCCTCTTCACCCTATATTCCAAACCATCCGGTGGAACCTGGTCTGCCACGCCCAAAGTAAATCTAGGGATAGAACGCATTATTTCAAGTACCGCTATAACATGACGATCAAACTCTTCGTCAGAGATATGAGGCGTAAAATAAACTCCGGGGATACCTCCCCAAAAAATGCTTTTAGAATCCTCCAATAAAGGAATCATTTCTTCAATAGACATATCCCCTACCGGATAAGGCGTAAGTGCCTCCAGGACAGAGAAGCCGACCAAAGACTCCTGCTTCAGTAGTCCTTGCAACGTACCATCCATGTGAATAAATGAATATTTACCTGCTTCTCGGATCTTGGTAGTCCATTCTGTCTGATATTCTTTCATATACATTTCAAAAAATGTTCCCCCTACCATCTCTGATGAAAGATTTTCCGGGATCATCAATAATTCCGCAGGACTATCTACTGATATTTGTGCAGCCTGATCAAAAGCACGTTTCATGCTTTTCAGCAAAGCCTCAAACTGCTCGGGAACCGAATAAGCCAACATCGTTACCGTTACGATCCCAGCCTCCAGTGCAACCAAATGCATAAAAGGACTTTTCGGCAGATAGCATAACAGGGCTCCTTGGTCTCCCACTTGCTGTTTCCTTTGCAGAGCATAGACATAATCCGGTTCATAACTCAGATGATCGTACAGATAAATCATAGCCGGTATATCCTTTTCCGACTTCAACAGATATTCAACCGGTGCTTCCGAAAAAGTTTCATCACAATATTCCCAGCACTCCCTCAATTCGCCATAAGGTGTCACCACCTTACGATACCTGCAATTGCCTTCCGTCCACGAAGAAACCTCACAATCATGATATATCTCTTTAAACGGAAAATGTCCTTGAAGATAATAGCCAACTCCTAATGAACGATGCCAATCCAGATAGGCATCGGTAGTAATAAAATCATTTGGCTTAAGGTCTCTCTTTATTAATGAATTAGCCCAATAATCCAAATCGCCAAACCAAGGCACTTTATCTAGCTGCTTGCCTTGTAATAAAGCAAACATTCTTTCTCTTGGTGTCATAATTTCATATTTTATTTATTGCTAAACATATATCATCTGATTTCATTCAAATGTTTATAAGAATGCTTATCTACGCGAGTAGCCGGATTGACGAAAATAACCGGTTCCATCAAATAGCCACGAACAGCATCTGAAAGTTGCTGAGGAGTCTTCTCCTCTTCATTATTCCATTGAATATCAAACTTAAATTCCATTTCACCGATACAATCGTCCAGAACATTCACTTCCCACATATTGTTATAGACCATTGCACACAATTCATTCGGTTTCTCCGGCAGTGTGCGACTCTTTACACCAAACTGATTGCCCCCGAAACAAACCATAGCCACGTCACGGCTCGACCACAGCCAGGAGCCTTTTCCTGCGCCTGCCGGATACTTAATCCAATCATCAACTGCAAAGAAATCTGTGCAAGTTCCCGGAATCTGATCCGTATAGGGAGCAAACTGCATTCCTCCAATACTGGTCAAAGGAGCACCGCAACTTTCAGCAAACGGGAAACGGATATACATGATTTCCGGGTCTGCATTCGAGAGACGGTCGATCTTGACATCCACACCAACACGAGGTTCTTCCTTATAAACTTCCAAAATACGAACACCGCTCTTTAACGAATTATGTTCAAATGCTTGTCTATAGATGAAAGAGTGAGGAGTTTCCACACACTCTACCCCCTTAAAAGAAGCATGTCGTTCAATCGAATGCATAGCAATCTGTTGCCTACGAGCCAAAGAGTCCGGATTGCGCCAATCACGTGCCAGGCTTCTGCCTACCAATGAATTGAACGAATAGAACTCACCAATACCATCGCCCTGTAACGGTTCCGGACTGTTTGCCCATTTGATATAGATAGGCCATCCGTTTTTATCAGTACGAATTTCCGGTTTCCGACTGGCTTCTTTCTGTTGGCTGATACTATCAAGGGCTAACACATAACGATATACTCGGTCGGGCTGAAGGTCTTTCACCCATATCATCGCTTTACCATCATGAAATACCAGGTTCTGTTTTTCACCTGTCTCCGGATTTAATACAGACTTGTAGGCTGTCCGAACAAAAGACAGTGGATCGAGCTTAGCCCAACCTGTATAAGGCTTTTTACCCGAATTGGCCAGATAAACACCTTCTTTTTCATTACTCAGTTTCGCACGAACCCTCTGTGCCAACAGCCATTTAGCCCTTTCGAAAGGACGAAAGGCATAACCGTATGTCACATTAAAATGTCCTTGCGACCATAAGCTATAGGTATCCCAAGTAGAATCCCAGGTTCCTAACGTGTGTTCATAGAAGAAACAAATATCTTTCAAAACAGCATCTTCGTGACGCCCCATCGCCGAAGGGCAAGCTCCCCATGCTGGAGATTTAGCTATCTTCAAATACATATCTGCCTGACGGGAAGCTGAAAGAGCACGAGGTTCAGCAGCCAATCCAAACGACCACCAATCGGGCCATTCTCCTTCATAAGTATCCACCTTGTCACCAATTCTAGCTTCCATCTTTTTCATTGACTTAGCAGCAGTGGTCAAGTTTAAACGAGGAGAAAATCCCATCTCATTCCATTTAGCTACAAATTCAGCCAGTGCAGGGAAAGGAGCGTCGTTGTCGCATCGATATTCGTTAGTAAAAGACAAAGCGATAAAATCGTACGGATAGCCCTCTTTCACCATCTGATTGATTCGGTCGAGACACACTTTATGCGCCTTGTGCATGGAAGCTTCATCTGTTTTCAATATATCATCCGGACGCGGAGTGCGGAATTGCGTATTGCTGGCAGGACGCTGGGCATAGCGCCATCCGGTTTCACTGAAAAAGCCATAACCCGTCCAATAAGGCATTCCTAACCAAACAAAAGCCTTCCTCCCGTCCGGCATTTTCCACCAAAAAGCATGAGGAGGGTTATGGAAGATACCACCCCAATGCAAGTTCAAGCCTGACCAGAAATAACGGACACCTTTCTCCATCAATCCGGATACCAACGCTCTAGGAAAGCCGTTTACATCGTTTTGCATAGCGACTTCCGGATGAAAAGTCTTCCATAAATCCTCAGGTACCCAGTTCAATAACTTCTCCACTTGCGTACCATTATGCAACGGATTTACATTGAACGGAGCAGCAGTTATTTCAAATTGTCCACTTTTTATCGCTTTCAACAAGTCTTTCTGCCGGGAAGGTGAAGCATGCTGCCACCATTCATAGACACTGGCCAAAGCCTCTGCCGTCCAGCAGAATGTCGGTTTGGATTTATCGTTGATACTTTCCAATACGGCATCGATACCGATGTCAATATATCTTTCGTGGAGTTCATGTGCGATCTCCGGATTATCCGTATATCCGTAATCTGTATGCGACAAATGTACTAAATCAATATATTCAATCTGTTTGGTCGCGTCTATCGACTCTTGAGCATACAAAGTACAACAGGTTACATAGGCTACTACTAATAATTTGATTTTATTCATTGTAATGATTATTAGATAAAAGAGTTGTGACAAAGTTCACAACTCTTTTATTTTAGAAACTATTTCCTTAAATCCGGATTAATTTGAACTTCTCTCAATGGAACCGGGAAATAAGTATGTTCTGCCGTTTTGAATACAGCCCCTGAAGGTTCTACGAATCCTTCCAGATTTACCCAACTCTTCGTTTTCGTATTATATGCTTTCTGTGTACGAATCATATCAAAGAAAGTGACATTTTCGAAACAGAGTTCATGTACGCGTTCTGTCATTACAGCATCAATAAAGGCTTCTTTATTGCTTGTAACAGCAGTCGATAAAGGCTCCAACCCTGCACGAGAACGAATCTGATTGACCGCATCAATCGCTTTATCCGTAATCGCACCAGAGCGTGCTGTTGCTTCTGCATA
This is a stretch of genomic DNA from Parabacteroides chongii. It encodes these proteins:
- a CDS encoding uroporphyrinogen decarboxylase family protein gives rise to the protein MTPRERMFALLQGKQLDKVPWFGDLDYWANSLIKRDLKPNDFITTDAYLDWHRSLGVGYYLQGHFPFKEIYHDCEVSSWTEGNCRYRKVVTPYGELRECWEYCDETFSEAPVEYLLKSEKDIPAMIYLYDHLSYEPDYVYALQRKQQVGDQGALLCYLPKSPFMHLVALEAGIVTVTMLAYSVPEQFEALLKSMKRAFDQAAQISVDSPAELLMIPENLSSEMVGGTFFEMYMKEYQTEWTTKIREAGKYSFIHMDGTLQGLLKQESLVGFSVLEALTPYPVGDMSIEEMIPLLEDSKSIFWGGIPGVYFTPHISDEEFDRHVIAVLEIMRSIPRFTLGVADQVPPDGLEYRVKRVGELVEKYGAYCIADL